Within the Polymorphobacter megasporae genome, the region TTGCAAGATACCGCGACGATGACCGGGACCTTGCTCGCCGCGAGTTCGGCGACCTGCGCCACCGCTCCGGCGCGCGGAGGATCGAACACGACTGCGTCGAACCGCGCCAACTCGGGCCCGTTCAGCGGCTTGCGGAACAGGTCGCGATGCTCGACGAACACCCGCGCCCCACCAAGTCGCGCAGCGGACGCAAGCGCCGCAGTGGCACTCATCGACCCGTCCGCCGCGAGCACCTTCGCCGTCCGGGCGAGCGGCAGTGCGAATGTCCCGAGCCCGCAGAACAGGTCGGCGACCGCCCCCGCCCCGCCGGCCGCGGCGATCACCGCTGCTTGCAGCGCCGCCTCTCCCTCGCGTGTCGCCTGGAGGAACGGCGCGGGCGGCAGGATCACGGGAACACCGCCAAAGCGCAGCACCGGCGGGCGCGCTTCGGTCACCGTCTCGACCCCGTCGGGCCCCTCGACCGACAGGCGCGCGAGGTCGTTGGCGGCGGCGAAGGCGTTGAGCCGCTCGATCTCGGTCAGGCTGCGCGCGGCGACATTGGCGAGCAGCAGGTCGACCCCGCTCTCGCTCTCGGTCAACGTCACCCCCGCACCTTCACCGTCCTTGAGCGCGGCGTCGAGCAGGCCCCGCAACGGCGCGACAAGCGCGAACAGCCCGGGGGTAAGGACCCAGCATTCGTGCATGTCGACGATGCGATGGCTCGCGTCGGCGTTGAAGCCGAGCGTCAGCGTCTTGCCCCGCTTGACCGCGCGCAGCGAAGCGCGGCGGCGGCTCCGCGACGGCGACAGGGAAACCGGCTCGATCGCGCCGACTGCGACCTTGGCGGCGTCGAGCGCCGACATGATCCGCGCCGCGACCCAGCGCTCGTACGCCGGGTCGGTGACGTGCTGGAGCTGGCAGCCGCCGCACTCGGGGAAGTGGCGGCACGGCGGCGTCGCGTGGTCGGGCCCGGGCGCGATCTCGAACGGATCGAAGCGGACCCGGTCACCGGCTACTGTCGCGGGCACGAAGCGCCCGTCGGCGGTGACGCCGTCGCCGCGCGCTGCCATGCGGACGATGTCGATCCAGTCGGTCACGCGGACAACCCCGCGAGCACTGCGACAAGCGCCTCGGGCAGGTCCTCGGCAATCAGCCCTGCCCCGCATCGCCGCCCGGCGTCACCGTGGAGCCACGCCCCGGCACACGCTGCCTCGAACGCATCATAGCCCTGCGCGAGA harbors:
- a CDS encoding class I SAM-dependent RNA methyltransferase translates to MTDWIDIVRMAARGDGVTADGRFVPATVAGDRVRFDPFEIAPGPDHATPPCRHFPECGGCQLQHVTDPAYERWVAARIMSALDAAKVAVGAIEPVSLSPSRSRRRASLRAVKRGKTLTLGFNADASHRIVDMHECWVLTPGLFALVAPLRGLLDAALKDGEGAGVTLTESESGVDLLLANVAARSLTEIERLNAFAAANDLARLSVEGPDGVETVTEARPPVLRFGGVPVILPPAPFLQATREGEAALQAAVIAAAGGAGAVADLFCGLGTFALPLARTAKVLAADGSMSATAALASAARLGGARVFVEHRDLFRKPLNGPELARFDAVVFDPPRAGAVAQVAELAASKVPVIVAVSCNPNTFARDAAMLVEGGYRLERLWPVGQFRWSTHVELVAKFVR